One genomic segment of Linepithema humile isolate Giens D197 chromosome 5, Lhum_UNIL_v1.0, whole genome shotgun sequence includes these proteins:
- the LOC105678131 gene encoding uncharacterized protein KIAA0513 isoform X2 produces MVDVTTALPSNGGGSLIGRTRGALRSVRSALGGSGEYLQGLGNRIGSALSSSLEESELTTTPSSPPSSPQAPPQTVKPEEQLARRKLRLPKFGVGLSYEDYEAIARHKLERQGSANLSRTRKYPPGMTYEEIASSRSASSKKQESRAEQDDISPDRDSQESIEPLQEQDIKASGPDPYEKLNYKADMPCSSGSTSDQDGYGPSTSLDSNMDGRRMWQRSGSSGSVQSWASSLSADSQSEEAAADFMKTFVPLLFDAPNSIDQEQKANFGQMVLTESGRIWFSRVVNARRARACVTEASFYSLAQHFAVALFECHEADDFAPAKSLMNMCFTFYHEVEVPGLEPYREYLYTHLRVQPIWTSMRFWTAAFFDAVQCERASRPVPPRPKSLDQQSIAAEDRKFQANIVFGQLGTFTCNMHAFGLSRALCTEFLRKQCIIANLTKEQEKMLRDNIDRMFDETEPWR; encoded by the exons ATGGTGGACGTTACAACGGCACTGCCGTCGAACGGAGGCGGGTCGTTAATTGGACGCACCAGAGGTGCTCTCAGATCCGTGCGCTCTGCTCTGGGAGGAAGCGGGGAGTATCTTCAGGGCCTAGGGAACAGAATAGGATCCGCTCTCAGTAGCAGTTTGGAGGAAAGCGAACTGACCACAACCCCATcttcgccgccgtcgtcgccgcaAGCACCGCCGCAGACTGTCAAGCCGGAGGAACAATTAGCACGGCGAAAACTCAGACTTCCGAA GTTCGGCGTGGGATTATCTTACGAGGACTACGAGGCGATAGCGCGGCACAAATTGGAGCGGCAGGGCAGCGCGAATCTTTCCAGAACGCGCAAGTATCCGCCCGGGATGACTTACGAAGAAATAGCGTCTTCGCGATCGGCCTCGAGCAAGAAGCAGGAAAGCCGGGCGGAGCAGGACGACATCAGTCCCGATCGGGACAGCCAGGAAAGTATAGAGCCTCTTCAGGAGCAAGACATCAAAGCGAGTGGACCCGATCCTTATGAGAAATTGAATTACAAAGCAG ACATGCCTTGTAGCAGTGGTTCTACGAGCGATCAAGACGGATATGGACCCAGCACCAGCCTGGATTCTAACATGGACGGTCGCAGAATGTGGCAGAGATCAG gATCATCGGGTTCTGTTCAGTCCTGGGCTTCGAGCTTATCAGCTGATAGCCAGTCGGAGGAGGCAGCCGCGGATTTCATGAAAACTTTCGTACCTCTGCTATTCGACGCGCCTAACAGTATCGACCAGGAGCAAAAGGCCAATTTTGGACAAATGGTTCtg ACGGAATCGGGAAGAATATGGTTCTCCAGAGTAGTGAATGCGAGAagagcgcgcgcgtgtgttaCAGAAGCTTCGTTCTATTCCTTGGCTCAACATTTTGCAGTCGCGTTATTCGAATGTCATGAAGCGGACGACTTTGCGCCTGCTAAAAGTCTCATGAACATGTgctttactttttatcacGAAG TGGAAGTTCCTGGGTTAGAGCCATATCGTGAATATCTGTATACACATTTACGCGTTCAACCGATATGGACATCCATGAGATTTTGGACGGCCGCTTTCTTCGACGCGGTTCAATGTGAACGTGCGTCAAGACCAGTACCACCTCGACCAAAATCTTTAGATCAGCAAAGCATTGCCGCCGAAGATCGCAAGTTTCAAGCAAACATTGTCTTTGGACAGTTAGG GACCTTTACTTGCAATATGCATGCTTTCGGCCTGTCACGAGCTTTATGCACAGAGTTCCTCCGGAAACAATGTATTATCGCGAATTTAACCAAAG AACAAGAGAAGATGCTGCGAGACAATATAGATCGGATGTTTGACGAGACCGAGCCATGGAGGTAG
- the LOC105678131 gene encoding uncharacterized protein KIAA0513 isoform X1, whose amino-acid sequence MVDVTTALPSNGGGSLIGRTRGALRSVRSALGGSGEYLQGLGNRIGSALSSSLEESELTTTPSSPPSSPQAPPQTVKPEEQLARRKLRLPKFGVGLSYEDYEAIARHKLERQGSANLSRTRKYPPGMTYEEIASSRSASSKKQESRAEQDDISPDRDSQESIEPLQEQDIKASGPDPYEKLNYKAARAPTRYQTVVFRLDMPCSSGSTSDQDGYGPSTSLDSNMDGRRMWQRSGSSGSVQSWASSLSADSQSEEAAADFMKTFVPLLFDAPNSIDQEQKANFGQMVLTESGRIWFSRVVNARRARACVTEASFYSLAQHFAVALFECHEADDFAPAKSLMNMCFTFYHEVEVPGLEPYREYLYTHLRVQPIWTSMRFWTAAFFDAVQCERASRPVPPRPKSLDQQSIAAEDRKFQANIVFGQLGTFTCNMHAFGLSRALCTEFLRKQCIIANLTKEQEKMLRDNIDRMFDETEPWR is encoded by the exons ATGGTGGACGTTACAACGGCACTGCCGTCGAACGGAGGCGGGTCGTTAATTGGACGCACCAGAGGTGCTCTCAGATCCGTGCGCTCTGCTCTGGGAGGAAGCGGGGAGTATCTTCAGGGCCTAGGGAACAGAATAGGATCCGCTCTCAGTAGCAGTTTGGAGGAAAGCGAACTGACCACAACCCCATcttcgccgccgtcgtcgccgcaAGCACCGCCGCAGACTGTCAAGCCGGAGGAACAATTAGCACGGCGAAAACTCAGACTTCCGAA GTTCGGCGTGGGATTATCTTACGAGGACTACGAGGCGATAGCGCGGCACAAATTGGAGCGGCAGGGCAGCGCGAATCTTTCCAGAACGCGCAAGTATCCGCCCGGGATGACTTACGAAGAAATAGCGTCTTCGCGATCGGCCTCGAGCAAGAAGCAGGAAAGCCGGGCGGAGCAGGACGACATCAGTCCCGATCGGGACAGCCAGGAAAGTATAGAGCCTCTTCAGGAGCAAGACATCAAAGCGAGTGGACCCGATCCTTATGAGAAATTGAATTACAAAGCAG CGAGGGCACCGACCCGCTATCAGACGGTTGTTTTCCGTTTAG ACATGCCTTGTAGCAGTGGTTCTACGAGCGATCAAGACGGATATGGACCCAGCACCAGCCTGGATTCTAACATGGACGGTCGCAGAATGTGGCAGAGATCAG gATCATCGGGTTCTGTTCAGTCCTGGGCTTCGAGCTTATCAGCTGATAGCCAGTCGGAGGAGGCAGCCGCGGATTTCATGAAAACTTTCGTACCTCTGCTATTCGACGCGCCTAACAGTATCGACCAGGAGCAAAAGGCCAATTTTGGACAAATGGTTCtg ACGGAATCGGGAAGAATATGGTTCTCCAGAGTAGTGAATGCGAGAagagcgcgcgcgtgtgttaCAGAAGCTTCGTTCTATTCCTTGGCTCAACATTTTGCAGTCGCGTTATTCGAATGTCATGAAGCGGACGACTTTGCGCCTGCTAAAAGTCTCATGAACATGTgctttactttttatcacGAAG TGGAAGTTCCTGGGTTAGAGCCATATCGTGAATATCTGTATACACATTTACGCGTTCAACCGATATGGACATCCATGAGATTTTGGACGGCCGCTTTCTTCGACGCGGTTCAATGTGAACGTGCGTCAAGACCAGTACCACCTCGACCAAAATCTTTAGATCAGCAAAGCATTGCCGCCGAAGATCGCAAGTTTCAAGCAAACATTGTCTTTGGACAGTTAGG GACCTTTACTTGCAATATGCATGCTTTCGGCCTGTCACGAGCTTTATGCACAGAGTTCCTCCGGAAACAATGTATTATCGCGAATTTAACCAAAG AACAAGAGAAGATGCTGCGAGACAATATAGATCGGATGTTTGACGAGACCGAGCCATGGAGGTAG
- the LOC105678097 gene encoding uncharacterized protein — protein MNNKLEYLIKYSVGSPPSRDYYSLKVLQDEVILHLWRISHGPHKAPIVHRVKFAEFGQEKSLQDKICHAFGEHLLKYVKNITEGNLNTLLTLPKSLIGKITRYLTYTDIVKLSSLSHVAYEIFNADSVWQILYERDKETRVNLEERQKAKVYGWKHLYKDRQIQMSLKNKKDLRIQSLTKFTNDLKIDKSSSSGALKAVSKTASTSNVMAKKHSESSNADLITIPLSKTTSDTRVRVNTKNEKLLPKKRNVKNAVPEFNTNEKSVQKEDLIASKMRTKQETKSISNKCDESIDKQHDKLEKHKTNSINAKLQEGKSKPIAPKTHSFSKNTIKNTKSSSNLAQSSHRKTRSKTKTKPEKVATTKCEIFNTAEELANKSFIVGDGNFDLADLIEASLKNIRSPRSIFNYDFNYMQQSDATKDASRMNNKILNFDKLQQLKPSRSDFIANDFSNRMTRGETLEKLSEKSESFSESESSESLMHNEKLLSRKDNKTLSLAEKYVKAREELRKSLNWSRSNSTFSETR, from the exons ATGAACAATAAACTTGAATACTTGATAAAGTATTCAGTTGGATCTCCGCCTAGCAGGGATTATTATAGCCTGAAAGTTCTTCAAGACGAG gTAATTCTACACTTATGGAGAATCTCTCACGGTCCTCACAAAGCACCAATCGTACATAGAGTTAAATTCGCCGAATTCGGTCAAGAAAAATCTTTGCAGGATAAAATATGTCACGCATTTG GTGAACATCTGTTAAAGtacgtgaaaaatattactgaaGGGAACCTAAATACCCTTTTGACTTTACCAAAATCTTTAATCGGAAAAATAACAAGATATTTGACGTACACGGATATTGTCAAGTTATCTTCGTTATCGCATGTCGCCTATGAg ATCTTCAACGCCGATTCAGTCTGGCAAATACTTTATGAGAGAGACAAAGAAACCAGAGTCAACCTCGAAGAAAGACAAAAGGCTAAAGTCTACGGTTGGAAGCATCTATATAAAGACAGACAAATCCAGATgtctctaaaaaataaaaag gatCTCCGAATTCAGTCGTTGACTAAATTTACAAATGATTTGAAAATTGACAAATCATCATCGAGCGGCGCATTAAAAGCTGTCTCGAAGACAGCCTCGACTAGTAACGTCATGGCGAAGAAACATTCGGAATCTTCCAACGCAGATCTGATAACCATCCCACTTTCCAAAACGACGTCCGATACTCGAGTTCGcgtaaatacaaaaaatgagaaattgcttccgaaaaagagaaatgtaaaaaatgctgTCCCTGAATTCAACACAAATGAAAAGAGCGTCCAGAAGGAAGATCTTATCGCATCGAAGATGAGAACGAAACAAGAGACGAAAAGCATTTCTAACAAGTGCGACGAAAGTATTGACAAGCAGCACGATAAATTggaaaaacataaaacaaatagCATTAACGCAAAATTGCAAGAAGGCAAATCGAAACCGATTGCGCCGAAAACGCactctttttctaaaaacactattaaaaatactaagtCTTCCTCAAATTTAGCACAGAGCTCACATCGTAAGACTCGATCGAAAACGAAGACCAAGCCTGAAAAGGTAGCCACGACGAagtgtgaaatatttaacaccGCTGAAGAGTTAGCGAACAAATCTTTTATCGTCGGAGACGGCAATTTTGATCTGGCTGACTTAATTGAAGCGAGTTTGAAGAACATTCGTAGTCCACGGagcatatttaattatgactTTAATTACATGCAGCAATCAGATGCAACAAAGGACGCTTCGAGAATGaacaataaaattctcaaCTTTGACAAATTGCAACAACTCAAACCTTCCCGAAGCGACTTCATCGCGAATGACTTTTCCAACAGGATGACTCGAGGCGAAACTCTTGAAAAGCTTTCAGAAAAATCTGAGTCGTTTAGTGAAAGCGAATCCAGCGAGTCCTTGATGCACAATGAAAAACTCTTATCAAGAAAggataataaaactttatcatTGGCCGAGAAATATGTGAAAGCTCGGGAAGAACTCCGAAAATCCTTAAATTGGAGTCGAAGCAATTCAACGTTCTCCGAAACTCGGTAG